From Hermetia illucens chromosome 6, iHerIll2.2.curated.20191125, whole genome shotgun sequence, one genomic window encodes:
- the LOC119660078 gene encoding uncharacterized protein LOC119660078, producing MSWKCSPDILTFTGRTSQTSAITKRIILSETAQLFDPLGLISPVIVRAKILMQGLWLEKIGWDDPLTPQITHRWKTFRSELIDLASLKIPRWLNLTSDLSHVEIHGFSDASQTAMAAAVYIRVSHPNQQSKVTLVCAKTRVAPLKRLTIPRLELSAALLLAKLISRTRKALNLINVPVTLWTDSSVTLAWINSDPTRWKEFVKNRVRDIHEISPSAVWKFISTKQNPADCASRGLNPSQLMKHSLWWSGPDWLTKPSHQWPSFLPLDVSHEDMEMRSSAVHVVSSTPFLPLDHLLTRCSTLTKLVRVTATLLRAVAVFKRTPDSKLSISALTPADLQAALTHWIRITQQGYFASEIRILSQGKPLPKSHALSRLTARIDQTGLLRVGGRLQNSQLDEDRKHPPILPKDCVLSRLIIANAHSRTLHGGTQLTLN from the coding sequence ATGTCTTGGAAATGTTCTCCGGACATTTTGACTTTTACAGGCCGTACATCTCAAACTTCGGCCATCACAAAACGCATCATACTGTCAGAAACAGCTCAGTTGTTTGATCCTCTTGGTTTAATCTCACCAGTCATTGTTCGAGCCAAAATTCTGATGCAGGGCTTATGGCTAGAAAAGATTGGATGGGATGACCCACTAACTCCTCAGATAACTCATCGTTGGAAGACGTTCAGGAGTGAATTGATTGATCTAGCCAGTCTCAAAATTCCACGCTGGCTAAATCTCACATCTGACCTCTCACACGTCGAGATACACGGATTTTCAGACGCATCACAAACTGCAATGGCTGCAGCTGTATACATCAGAGTTTCTCATCCAAATCAGCAATCAAAAGTAACTCTTGTTTGTGCAAAAACTCGAGTTGCTCCGCTCAAACGTCTCACAATTCCACGATTAGAATTATCTGCCGCATTACTCCTCGCGAAGCTCATCTCACGCACACGAAAGGCTCTCAACTTGATCAACGTGCCAGTTACTTTGTGGACAGATTCATCGGTCACCCTCGCATGGATTAACAGTGATCCCACCCGTTGGAAGGAATTTGTCAAGAATCGAGTACGTGACATTCATGAAATCTCACCGTCGGCAGTGTGGAAATTCATCTCCACCAAGCAAAATCCAGCTGATTGCGCATCACGGGGTTTAAACCCCTCTCAACTCATGAAGCACTCTCTATGGTGGTCAGGTCCAGATTGGCTAACCAAACCTTCTCACCAGTGGCCTTCATTCTTACCACTTGATGTCTCTCATGAAGACATGGAAATGCGATCGTCTGCAGTACATGTCGTTTCATCAACTCCATTTTTGCCTTTGGATCATCTCTTGACTCGATGCAGCACTCTCACAAAACTTGTCAGAGTCACTGCTACTTTACTACGTGCAGTAGCAGTCTTCAAACGGACACCAGATTCCAAACTCAGCATCTCGGCTCTCACTCCAGCGGATTTGCAAGCGGCTCTCACCCACTGGATTCGTATTACACAACAAGGATACTTCGCATCAGAAATTCGTATCCTTTCCCAAGGCAAACCTCTTCCCAAGTCTCATGCATTATCACGTCTGACAGCTCGCATTGACCAAACTGGACTCTTACGAGTCGGTGGTCGACTTCAGAACTCTCAGCTTGACGAAGATAGAAAACATCCGCCTATACTTCCGAAAGACTGCGTACTGTCACGTCTCATCATCGCCAACGCTCATTCTCGCACTCTACATGGAGGAACACAGCTCACTCTGAACTAA